The Caulobacter sp. 73W region TTCGCCTGACGCCGGAATGGGTCGATAACGCCTTCACCACCTACAAGCTGAACGGCCGCTACATTCTCAACGACCACCTGACCCTCAAGGCGGGCGTCGACTACAAGAAGTTCGAGTTCAGCTCGTTCGCCCAGCAGCGCGCCAATACTGCTGACGTGCCGGCGATCGCCGGCGGCGCCGGCCTTGCCGCCCTGTCGCGCAACTTCGACTTCGACCAGGGCCTGGGCCTGCCGGCCGGCTCGGTGAAGACCTGGCTCGCGCCGGACCTCGCCAAGTTCAACAACCAGTACAACATCTACAGCGGCACGGGTCAGTGGGCCCTGCGTGAGAACACCGGCTCGGCCGCGAAGATCACCGAAGAGACCACGGGCGCCTATCTTCAGGTGGACTACCAGTTCGACGCCTTCGGCCTGCCGGTCCGCGGCGATGTCGGCTACCGCTACTTCAGCACCGATCTGAGCTCCGGCGGCTACGCCAACGCGACCTCCGGCGTGCGGTTCGTCACCGTCGACCACAAGTACGACATGTGGCTGCCGTCGGCGAACCTGTCGGTCGACATCACCCCGCAGGTGATCGCCCGCATCAGCGCCGCCGAGACCATCGCCCGTCCGGGCATCGGCAGCCTGTCGCCGGGTGGTTCGGTGAACGTGCAGGGGGCCAACCGCAACTATTCCTCGGGCAACCCCTTCCTGGAGCCGACCCGCTCCAAGAACCTGGACCTGTCGCTGGAATGGTATCCGCAAAGCGGCGCGATCCTGGCGCTGGGCCTGTTCTACAAGGATATCGACACCTTCGTTCAGACCCTGCGTCGCGAAGCGCCTTACAACACCCTTGGTCTGCCCAACTCGCTGCTGGACGGCACCGTCGCCACGCCTGACATGGTCTTCGCCGTCACCCAACCGGTCAACTCGCCGGGCGGCAAGCTCAAGGGCCTGGAAATCAACTGGCAGCAGCCCTTCACCTTCCTGCCGGGCTTCTGGTCGGACTTCGGCTTCCTGGCCAACTACACCTACGTCAATTCCGAGATCGACTACCTGACCTCGACGACGCCGGGTGCGGCCCTGGTCAACGCCACCCTCGTGGGGCTGTCCAAGAACGCCTGGAACGCCACGCTGTACTACGAGAACGCCAAGTTCTCGGCCCGCGTGTCGGCCGCCTATCGCGACAAGTACCTGACCGGCGTGCCGGCCGCGGACTTCAACAACGTGCAGGGCACCAACGAGACGACCAACATCGACGCGCAGGTCTCCTACAACATCCGCGACAACCTGCGCATCAGCCTCGAAGGCCTGAACCTGACCGACGAGTACAACGACCTGTACGTCGACAGCGACAACCGACTGAACGCCTACACCCACACGGGCCGTCAGTACGTCGTGGGTCTGCGCTACACCTTCTAGGGCTCTCTGACGGACTTCTTCCCCACCGTCCCCTTTGCGCCGGGCCCTCGTGGTCCGGCGCATTTTTCATGAGGCGGGGCGCCAGATCGCATTAGCGATCAACCACCTTGCTTCACGCGGTTGCGCCGCCCTTGATGATGCAAGCTGACCTTGGAGTCCAAGCGATGAAACCGCGTGTTCGTAGCCTGATCGCCGCAAGCATCCTCGCATCGGGCCTGGTCATCGCACCTGCCGGCTGGGCGGCCGACGCAGCCTGGTACACCCAAGGCCAGTTCGCGCCGGTCGAGCGGATCGAGATCAAGCTGACCAATGACCTGAATGAGGCCAGACGCGCCGCGCCCGTCGTCTTGACGCCCGAGCATTTGCCCATGCTGCGCGGCGCCCAGGCCCTCACCATCACCCTGGTCGATCCGACGGGCGCGCCGCGCCCGGCGCCCGACAAGGAGCGCCAGGCCCAGGAAGGCCCGCATGGCCATCTCGCGGAATCTGGCGGACGGGCGATCGACTATCAGCTGGACGACCTGGACGCCGACGGGCTTTGGGACGAGCTCTTCTTGCAGGTGGATCTGAAGCCGCGCGAGACCAGGACGATCCACATCTATCGCGGTTTCCAGCAACGGGGCTGGAACCCGCACCGCACCCACGCCGGCATCGGCAGCTACATGCGCCACACCGTGCCTTTCTGGGAGTCGGAGGCGGTGGGCTGGAAGCTGTGGTTTCCCACCGACGCGGACGTCTACGGCAAGCGTGAGCCGCTGTTGATGTCGCCCCGGCTCTATATGGGCAATCTCGACGGCTATGCGGTCTCGCGCATCGATCCGGCCATGGGCTCGGACATCATGTCGGTGGATGACAGCTTTGGCGGCGGCGGCATCGGGGTGTTCGATCAACCCAGTCAGCCTGATGTCGTCTCGCGTCCAAGGTTCACGCCCAATTCGGACCACGAGAACCGCTTCAACGGCGACGGGCTGAGTGACACCCGCTACGCCTTCGAAGTGGTCGCCAACGGTCCCTTGCGCAGCATGATCCGGGTCAAGACCCTCAACTGGGACAGCGGCCACGGCCGCTATGAGGTCGAGCAGCTCTACACCGCCTATGCAGGGCAAAACTATTCGACCGCTCGCGTCCGCTTCAAGACCTTCGCGCCCAGGGCCAAGGGCGCGGCCTTCGCCGCCGGCATCCGCGCCCATGATCCCGAGGAGATCAAGTATCAAGCGGGCGGCGTGGTGATCACCGGCGGGGCCGAGAACGTGCGCAACCCTGACGACAAAGAAGCCGTCCAGAACAGCTTCCGCATCGAGTATGCGGGCTCGGCCCTGATCGTGCGCGACCAGTACAAGCCCGCCTATGTCTGGTCCAAGGCCCGTCAGGGCAATCACGTCTTCCGCGTCGAGCCGACCAAGGACGGCGTGTTCGAGTACATGCTGGCCGCCGCCTGGAGCGAAGGGCCGACGCTCAAGACCGCCGATGCGTTCCGCGGCTACGTCATCAAGTCGACCCGTGAATACAATGCCCCCGTCCGCCTGACGGGGATCGCGCAGCAATCGCGATAAGGAGCCCGCCATGACGACGCACCAGACCGTCCATCGCCTCCGCGCCACTCTTCTTGCGGCCGTGCTCAGCCTCGGCGCCGCGTTCCTGGCAGCAGCTCCGGCTATAGCGGGGCAGGCGTCGCCCGCCATCGTCGTGAAGGAGTTCGTCTACTCCAACGCGCCTTACCCCCAGTCCCACGCCTCAACCATCGTGGAGACCAAGGCGGGCACGATCGCCGCCTCGTGGTTTGGCGGAACGCACGAGCGCAATCCCGACGTCGGCATCTGGTTCGCCCGCCGCGTGAACGGCAAATGGCAGGAGGCCGTCGAGGTGGCCAACGGCGTGCAGCCGGACGGAACGCGCCAGCCCACCTGGAATCCGGTGCTGTTCCAACCCCCGGGAGGGGACCTGCACCTCTTCTACAAGGTCGGCCCAAGCCCGCAGGCCTGGTGGGGCATGGTGATCACCTCGACCGACGACGGTCGCACCTGGTCCAAGCCGCGCCGCCTGCCAGACGGCGTTTTGGGCCCGATCAAGAACAAGCCGGTTGTCTTGCCCGACGGCGCATGGCTGTCGCCGGTCAGCGTCGAACTGCGCGAGGGCGTCACCCTGGCCGATGGGGGCGGCTGGGATCTCTATTTCGAGCGCAGCGAGGACCAAGGCCGCACCTGGACCAAGACGCCCCTGGTGGCCTCACCGCTCAAGATCGATGCGATCCAGTCCAGCATCCTCTTCCATCCTGGCGGCGTGCTCGAGGCGGTCGCTCGCACGCGCCAGGGCGCACTGGCCCAGACCTGGTCGCGCGACAACGGCAAGACCTGGAGCCCGCTGGCGACCATCGACCTGCCCAACCCAAATTCGGGGACCGACGCGGTGACCCTGGCTGATGGGCGCCAGCTGCTGGTCTACAACCACACGGGGCACCTGCCGGCGACGCCAGGCAAGGGCCTGCGCTATCCGCTCAACGTGGCGATCTCCAACGATGGGATCAGCTGGCGCGAGGTCGCCACCCTGGAGAGCGAACCGCGCCCCGACGGTTACGCCTATCCCGCCGTCATCCAGTCGAAGACCGGGCTCGTGCACATCACCTACACCTTTAATCGCCGCGGCATCCGCCACGTGGTGCTGGACCCGTCCAAGCTGCCCTAACCCGGCCGATCGGCCCTTGTGCCGACGATCAAGCCGGGGAGGGGTACACTGTGCTCTCAATATGAAGCACCGCGTTCTGCGAAAGCATTTGCCAAAATCGCGATAATCCCCAAAGCTCGATGATACCGGTGTCACTCAAGAACGCCGTATTGGGAGAGGGAACAACATGCATTCACCAAAAGCCCGGACTTTGCGTGCTCGCCTGATCACGGGCGGGGCTCTCGTCGCCCTTATGGCGGCAGGCGCCGCCCACGCGCAGACGGCGTCCGACAACGCCGATGTGGCCGTCGACGAAGTGATCGTCACCGGCTTTCGCAGCAGCCTTGAGAAGGCGCTGAACATCAAACGCGAATTGGCCGCGGCGGTGGATGCGATCTACGCCGAAGACATGGCCAAGTTCCCCGACCTGAACCTGTCTGAATCCATTCAGCGCATTCCGGGCGTGGCGATCTCTCGTGACGCCGGCGAGGGGCGCAACATCTCGGTGCGCGGCCTGGGCGCTCAGTTCACCCGCGTGCGCATCAACGGCATGGAGGCGCTGACCACCTCGGGCGGCACCGACGCCTCGGGCGGCACCAACCGCAGCCGCTCGTTCGACTTCAACGTCTTCGCCTCGGACCTCTTCAACCGCATCACGGTGCAAAAGACCGCCTCGGCCGAGACCGAGGAAGGCTCGCTCGGCGCGACCGTAGACCTGCAGACGGCTCACCCGTTCGACAAGCCGGGCTTCAACTTCGCGGTGTCGGGCAAGTACGGCTACAACGACATCAGCGAAAAGGCCCGCCCGCGTGTTGCGGCCTTGATCTCCAACACCTGGCGCGACGACACCTTCGGCGCGCTTTTGTCGGTGGCCTATTCGGAACGCTACCTGCTCGACCAGGGCGCCAGCACCGTGCGCTGGCAGACCGGCACGGCCACCGCGCCGGGCTTCCGCAGCGTGCGCGGGGTGACTTGCGCCACCAACGCCGCCGCCTGCGCCGAGGCCAACGCCGCCGTCCACCCCCGTATCCCGCGCTTTGACTGGTACAAGACCCAGCAGGAGCGCCTGGGGGCCACCGGCTCCCTGCAATGGCAGCCGAGCGACCGCACCTTGCTGACCTTCGATGCGCTCTACGCCAACTTCCAAGGCGAGCGTAACGAGTTGTTCCTCGAGACCTTCACGCCCCAGACCGCCGGCGCCTGCACCGCGACCTCTCCGGTCACCTGCGGCATCAACCAGGTCGACGTGCTCGACTACACGATCGCCACGCCGCGCGCGGGCTTTCCGGTCATGACCACCGGGCGTTTCAACAACATCGATCTCAAAAGCGAGCAGCGCTACGACAAGCTGAAGACGGAGTTTCGTCAGTTCACCCTGGTGGGCGAGCACGAGATCACCGAGCGCCTGAAGGTCAAAGGCACGGTCGGCCTCTCCAAATCGACCTTCGCCAACCCGATCCAAAACACCGTCCAGTGGGATCAGTATAACGTCCAGGGCTACACCTGGGACTACACCGCCTCCAACTACCCGGTGATCACCTACGGCTCGGGCAATGTAACGAGCCCCGACGCCTGGACCCTGGCCGAAATCCGCATGGTCCAAGGCTTTGTGGACAACACCTACAAGACCGCCCAGTTCGATGCGTCCTACGACTGGAGCGACAACCTCAAGATCAAGGCAGGCTTGGTCTACAAGGCCTACGGCACCGAGAGCGCCGCCTTCGCCCGCTCCAACGGCACCACCGCCAACATCAACCCCGTCACTGCGACCAATCCTTTGACGGCTGTGCCAAGGTCGTCCTACGGCCAGTTGGTGGAGCTGAAGAACCTGAGCCTGCCGGGCGGCAACGTCTCGTCATGGATCACGCCTGACATCAAGCAGGCCATGACGGCCCTTAACATGACCGATCCCAACTACGGCAAGGTGATCACCACCACGCCCGGGACCGTCTGGACGAGCCCGTTCGGCAATGAGTGCTTCACAAGCGGCTGCGGCATCTATCGCCTGGGCCGTGAGCCGAGCCTTGGCAGCAACTACGAAGTCGATGAGTGGGGGCAGACCGCCTACCTGCAAGGCGACTTCAACTTCCAGGCCTTTGGCATGCCGGTGCGCGGCGACGTGGGCGTGCGCTATGTGAAGACGCGCCAAAAGTCGCTGGGCTATGGTGTGGTCCCGTCCACGGTCAATGGCGTCAACTTCCAGACCATCTCCGCCACGACCGCCACGCGCAGCTATGACGATGTGCTGCCGGCTCTGAACCTAGTGGTTGAGCCGCGCGAGGACTTCCTGGTGCGCTTTGGCGCGGCCAAGGTCATGGCTCGCCCCAACCTTGGCAACCTGACGCCGGGCGTGAACATCGGCACGGGCAGCAACAAGACCGTCACCTCGGGCAACCCCTTCTTGGAGCCGTTCCGCGCCAAGACGGTGGACCTGTCCTTCGAATGGTACTTCCAGCCCCAAGGCCTGATCTCGGCGGCGTTCTTCTACAAGGACATCTCCACCTTCGTTCAGAGCTACACCTCGCCGCTGTCGACCTTCGACCAAAACCCGTTCGGCCTGCCTGACAGCGCCGCGGTCGCCGCCTGCGGCACGACGCCAGGCTGCGCGCCCAGCCTGCCGGTCTGGCAGTTTTCAACCTCGATCAATACGCCCGGCGGGCCGCTCAAGGGCTTTGAGCTGAACTACCAGCAGCCGTTCACCTTCTTGCCCGGGCCGTTCGATGACTTCGGCTTCTTGGGCAATGTGACCTTCGTGGACTCCGAGGTCACCTATCTGAGCTCCACCGGCGCGGTCACCGCGATCGGCCAGCTGACCAACCTGTCCAAGACCTCGTACAACGCCACGCTCTACTACGAGAATTCCAAGTTCAGCAGCCGCGTCTCGGCGGCTTATCGCAGCAAGTACCTGACGCAGATTCCGGGGCGTAACGGCTCGGATGTTGAAGGCACGGCCTCGACCCTGAACATCGACGCCTCGGCGACGTGGACGGTCAATGACAGCCTGGCCTTCACCTTCGAGGCGGTGAACCTGACCAACGAGGTTCAGGACCAGTACTATGACAGCAGCCGACTGCTGTCGTTCTATCACGAGACCGGCCGCGAGTTCTTCGTGGGCTTCCGCTACACCTTCTAGGCCTCAAGACTGGCGGCGCGCCTGCGCGCCGCCAGTCCTCTTTCGGACACGCCATGCCGATGCTTCGTGATCGCCGGATGATCTTGCTGGCTGGCGGCGGCCTGATGATCGCCGCATCGACGCCGGCCCAGGCTGCGCCTTCTTTTGACGCTGCGGTGTCGACCAAGGCGCACGATGCACGCGCCCGCAAAACCTATCCGAGCCTGGCTGCGGCCCTGGCCGCTGCGCCGACCACGGGCGAGAAGGCCTTTCGCATTCTCGTCACCGCAGGGACTTGGCGTGAGCAGCTCCTTATCGACAAGCCCAACATCCATCTGGAGGGCGAAGGGCAGGCTGCGAGCATCGTCGTCTTCAACCAGCATGCCGCGGCCCGGCGCAGCGGTGAGATCGCCACCGTCACGGTGACCGCTCCAGGATTTGAGGCTCGGCGCCTGACCATCGCCAACGACTTTGACTATCCAGGCAACATGCCCGCCGAGGTGCCTTACGACCGCACCGGAGCTAGCGGGGCTCAGGCGCTTGCCCTGCGCCTTAGCCATGGCTCGGACAAGGCCTGGCTGGACGAGGTGGCTCTCACCGGCTGGCAGGACACGCTCTACGCGGAGGCGGGGCGCAGTCTCTACACCAACTGCTTCATCAGCGGCTGCGTGGACTTCATCTATGGGGCGGGGGTGGCCGTGTTCGAGCACTGCGAGATCCGCTCTCGCACCCGCCCAGGCAAGGACTTTCACGGTTTCATCGCCGCGCCCAACACCAATCGTCATCAACGCTTTGGCCTGGTGTTCCTCGACTGCCGCCTGACCCGCGACGCCGACATGCCCGATCACACCATGGCGCTGGGCCGTCCATGGCGCGCCAGCAAGACCTTCGCCGACGGCCGCTACGGCGATCCGGACGCCGTTGGGCACGCAGCCTTCATCCGCTGCTGGATGGATCGCCATATCGTGCCGCAGGGCTGGTACCCCATGCACTACAATCTGCGCGATGGGCGGCGGACCATGTATCAGCCCGAGGATGCGCGCCTGTTCGAATATTCCAGCAAGGGGCCGGGCGCTGGTCGCGCCTCAAAGGTGAGGCGCATGCTGTCGCCCAAGGAGGCCTCCGCCTACCGTCCAGCCTTGATGCTCGGCGGGTGGAGCCCCCGCTGAGGTCAGCTCCAGGGGCGCCTCTTAGAGCTTTGCGCATAAACCGCGTGGCATCGGGCATTCGGATTTGAACGCGGCTCGCCAAGTTGATCGGTTGGAGGCTCCCGGCTGATCGGGCGCCCGTTGACGAGGCGATCATGACGAACTGGACTGCATCCGACATTCCCGACCAACAGGGCCGCACCGCGGTCGTCACAGGCACGGGCGGTCTTGGCTTTGAGGATGCGCTCGCCCTGGCGGCGGCCGGGGCCGACGTGATCATCGCTGGCCGCAATCGCATCAAGGGCGCCGATGCGGTTGCGCGCATCCGCGCGGCGACGCCGCAGGCGAAGGTGTCGTTCGAACAGGTCGACCTGGCCAGCCTGGCTTCAGTCGAAGCCTTCGCCACCCGCCTTCGCAGCGAGATCGGCGCGATCGACATGCTGATCAACAACGCCGGCGTGATGCGTCCGCCCAAAAGGCTGGAGACCGACGACGGCTTTGAGCTGCAGCTGGGCGTCAACTATCTTGGCCACTTCGCCCTGACCGCCCGTCTGATGCCCCTGCTGCGCAAGGCCGACAAACCAAGGGTGATCACCCTGTCGAGCGTGGCGGCCCGCCAAGGGGCGATCAACTTTGATGATCTGAACGCCAAGCGCGACTACCAGCCGATGCCTGTCTACGCTCAGTCCAAGCTGGCCTGCCTGCTCTTTAGTTTGGAGCTGCAAAGACGCAGTGAGGCGGCGGGGTGGGGCGTCGACAGTATCGCGGCCCATCCTGGCTTGTCTCGCACCGACCTTCTTCACAACGCACC contains the following coding sequences:
- a CDS encoding TonB-dependent receptor, with translation MISKKFHTRGLSGASVAVLAMALASVAQAQTDAAPAPEAEVDEIVVTGFRASLQNALVIKRNENGVVDAISAEDIADFPDLNLAESLQRIPGVAISRRSGEGRQITVRGLGSDYTRVRVNGMEAIATSSGTSNSGGTNRGRGFDFNIFSSDLFSNLIVRKTASAEVDEGSLGATVDLNAAKPFDSAGRRLVMSAQGSYNDLAKKVTPGVSFLASDRFFDDKLGVLISASYDERELIEEGANITRWTFGGSNGGWNPASTVAGKTIGQINQNVTGYDNAEAGLYHPRIPAYASYDTSSKRLGLAGALQFRPVESTLFTLEGLYSDFQGLRLESQLQALGLSRPGTGKPQSIIRSGIVEGNNLVQANIDRVDLRTQSSHNELNTKFKQVTFSVEHDFNDRLKIKAVAGRSESEYSDPIATTVTFERLDSNNFSYDFRPRLMEMGLGFDARDPNAWAMVPGSSEVRLTPEWVDNAFTTYKLNGRYILNDHLTLKAGVDYKKFEFSSFAQQRANTADVPAIAGGAGLAALSRNFDFDQGLGLPAGSVKTWLAPDLAKFNNQYNIYSGTGQWALRENTGSAAKITEETTGAYLQVDYQFDAFGLPVRGDVGYRYFSTDLSSGGYANATSGVRFVTVDHKYDMWLPSANLSVDITPQVIARISAAETIARPGIGSLSPGGSVNVQGANRNYSSGNPFLEPTRSKNLDLSLEWYPQSGAILALGLFYKDIDTFVQTLRREAPYNTLGLPNSLLDGTVATPDMVFAVTQPVNSPGGKLKGLEINWQQPFTFLPGFWSDFGFLANYTYVNSEIDYLTSTTPGAALVNATLVGLSKNAWNATLYYENAKFSARVSAAYRDKYLTGVPAADFNNVQGTNETTNIDAQVSYNIRDNLRISLEGLNLTDEYNDLYVDSDNRLNAYTHTGRQYVVGLRYTF
- a CDS encoding DUF4861 family protein translates to MKPRVRSLIAASILASGLVIAPAGWAADAAWYTQGQFAPVERIEIKLTNDLNEARRAAPVVLTPEHLPMLRGAQALTITLVDPTGAPRPAPDKERQAQEGPHGHLAESGGRAIDYQLDDLDADGLWDELFLQVDLKPRETRTIHIYRGFQQRGWNPHRTHAGIGSYMRHTVPFWESEAVGWKLWFPTDADVYGKREPLLMSPRLYMGNLDGYAVSRIDPAMGSDIMSVDDSFGGGGIGVFDQPSQPDVVSRPRFTPNSDHENRFNGDGLSDTRYAFEVVANGPLRSMIRVKTLNWDSGHGRYEVEQLYTAYAGQNYSTARVRFKTFAPRAKGAAFAAGIRAHDPEEIKYQAGGVVITGGAENVRNPDDKEAVQNSFRIEYAGSALIVRDQYKPAYVWSKARQGNHVFRVEPTKDGVFEYMLAAAWSEGPTLKTADAFRGYVIKSTREYNAPVRLTGIAQQSR
- a CDS encoding exo-alpha-sialidase; the protein is MTTHQTVHRLRATLLAAVLSLGAAFLAAAPAIAGQASPAIVVKEFVYSNAPYPQSHASTIVETKAGTIAASWFGGTHERNPDVGIWFARRVNGKWQEAVEVANGVQPDGTRQPTWNPVLFQPPGGDLHLFYKVGPSPQAWWGMVITSTDDGRTWSKPRRLPDGVLGPIKNKPVVLPDGAWLSPVSVELREGVTLADGGGWDLYFERSEDQGRTWTKTPLVASPLKIDAIQSSILFHPGGVLEAVARTRQGALAQTWSRDNGKTWSPLATIDLPNPNSGTDAVTLADGRQLLVYNHTGHLPATPGKGLRYPLNVAISNDGISWREVATLESEPRPDGYAYPAVIQSKTGLVHITYTFNRRGIRHVVLDPSKLP
- a CDS encoding TonB-dependent receptor: MRARLITGGALVALMAAGAAHAQTASDNADVAVDEVIVTGFRSSLEKALNIKRELAAAVDAIYAEDMAKFPDLNLSESIQRIPGVAISRDAGEGRNISVRGLGAQFTRVRINGMEALTTSGGTDASGGTNRSRSFDFNVFASDLFNRITVQKTASAETEEGSLGATVDLQTAHPFDKPGFNFAVSGKYGYNDISEKARPRVAALISNTWRDDTFGALLSVAYSERYLLDQGASTVRWQTGTATAPGFRSVRGVTCATNAAACAEANAAVHPRIPRFDWYKTQQERLGATGSLQWQPSDRTLLTFDALYANFQGERNELFLETFTPQTAGACTATSPVTCGINQVDVLDYTIATPRAGFPVMTTGRFNNIDLKSEQRYDKLKTEFRQFTLVGEHEITERLKVKGTVGLSKSTFANPIQNTVQWDQYNVQGYTWDYTASNYPVITYGSGNVTSPDAWTLAEIRMVQGFVDNTYKTAQFDASYDWSDNLKIKAGLVYKAYGTESAAFARSNGTTANINPVTATNPLTAVPRSSYGQLVELKNLSLPGGNVSSWITPDIKQAMTALNMTDPNYGKVITTTPGTVWTSPFGNECFTSGCGIYRLGREPSLGSNYEVDEWGQTAYLQGDFNFQAFGMPVRGDVGVRYVKTRQKSLGYGVVPSTVNGVNFQTISATTATRSYDDVLPALNLVVEPREDFLVRFGAAKVMARPNLGNLTPGVNIGTGSNKTVTSGNPFLEPFRAKTVDLSFEWYFQPQGLISAAFFYKDISTFVQSYTSPLSTFDQNPFGLPDSAAVAACGTTPGCAPSLPVWQFSTSINTPGGPLKGFELNYQQPFTFLPGPFDDFGFLGNVTFVDSEVTYLSSTGAVTAIGQLTNLSKTSYNATLYYENSKFSSRVSAAYRSKYLTQIPGRNGSDVEGTASTLNIDASATWTVNDSLAFTFEAVNLTNEVQDQYYDSSRLLSFYHETGREFFVGFRYTF
- a CDS encoding pectinesterase family protein; its protein translation is MPMLRDRRMILLAGGGLMIAASTPAQAAPSFDAAVSTKAHDARARKTYPSLAAALAAAPTTGEKAFRILVTAGTWREQLLIDKPNIHLEGEGQAASIVVFNQHAAARRSGEIATVTVTAPGFEARRLTIANDFDYPGNMPAEVPYDRTGASGAQALALRLSHGSDKAWLDEVALTGWQDTLYAEAGRSLYTNCFISGCVDFIYGAGVAVFEHCEIRSRTRPGKDFHGFIAAPNTNRHQRFGLVFLDCRLTRDADMPDHTMALGRPWRASKTFADGRYGDPDAVGHAAFIRCWMDRHIVPQGWYPMHYNLRDGRRTMYQPEDARLFEYSSKGPGAGRASKVRRMLSPKEASAYRPALMLGGWSPR
- a CDS encoding SDR family oxidoreductase produces the protein MTNWTASDIPDQQGRTAVVTGTGGLGFEDALALAAAGADVIIAGRNRIKGADAVARIRAATPQAKVSFEQVDLASLASVEAFATRLRSEIGAIDMLINNAGVMRPPKRLETDDGFELQLGVNYLGHFALTARLMPLLRKADKPRVITLSSVAARQGAINFDDLNAKRDYQPMPVYAQSKLACLLFSLELQRRSEAAGWGVDSIAAHPGLSRTDLLHNAPGRTSTIGMLRSALWFLFQPAAQGALPTLFAATSPAAQGGAYYGPDRLSETRGYPALSKIPTQALDEDVSRRLWEVSQALTGVRFG